The Pseudomonas triclosanedens genome has a window encoding:
- the mmsB gene encoding 3-hydroxyisobutyrate dehydrogenase — protein MQTIAFIGLGHMGAPMAANLIKAGYLLRVFDLVQSAIDGLVAQGASAARSAHDAVDGADVVVTMLPASQHVEGIYLGDEGLLAHIAPGTLVLECSTIAPASARKVHQAAAERGIPMLDAPVSGGTGGAIAGTLTFMVGGDPEVLERARPVFSVMGRNIFHAGRDGAGQVAKVCNNQLLAVLMIGTAESLALGAANGLDPAVLSEIMRRSSGGNWALEVYNPWPGVMENAPASRGYTGGFMASLMTKDLGLAQEAAQVSGNSTPMGSLALALYRLLLKQGHGEQDFSVVQKLFDS, from the coding sequence ATGCAAACCATCGCCTTCATCGGTCTCGGCCACATGGGAGCGCCTATGGCCGCCAACCTGATCAAGGCTGGCTACCTGCTGCGCGTGTTCGATCTGGTGCAAAGCGCCATCGACGGCCTGGTCGCCCAGGGCGCCAGCGCGGCGCGCAGCGCCCACGACGCGGTGGACGGCGCCGACGTGGTGGTGACCATGCTGCCGGCCAGCCAGCACGTCGAGGGCATCTACCTGGGCGACGAGGGACTGCTGGCCCACATCGCGCCCGGCACGCTCGTGCTGGAGTGCTCCACTATCGCCCCCGCCTCAGCCCGCAAGGTCCACCAGGCCGCCGCCGAACGCGGCATACCGATGCTCGACGCGCCGGTATCCGGCGGCACCGGTGGCGCCATCGCCGGTACCCTGACCTTCATGGTCGGCGGCGATCCGGAGGTGCTCGAACGTGCCCGTCCGGTGTTCTCTGTCATGGGCCGCAACATCTTCCATGCCGGGCGCGACGGCGCCGGCCAGGTAGCCAAGGTGTGCAACAACCAGTTGCTCGCCGTGCTGATGATCGGCACCGCCGAATCCCTCGCCCTGGGCGCGGCCAACGGCCTGGACCCAGCCGTACTGTCGGAAATCATGCGCCGCAGCTCCGGTGGCAACTGGGCGCTGGAGGTCTACAACCCGTGGCCCGGGGTAATGGAGAACGCCCCCGCGTCGCGCGGCTACACCGGCGGCTTCATGGCCTCGCTGATGACAAAGGACCTCGGGCTCGCCCAGGAAGCCGCCCAGGTCAGCGGCAACAGCACGCCGATGGGCAGCCTGGCGCTGGCGCTGTATCGCCTGTTGCTCAAACAGGGGCACGGCGAGCAGGACTTCTCGGTGGTGCAGAAGCTTTTCGACTCCTGA
- a CDS encoding HlyD family type I secretion periplasmic adaptor subunit: MSLDPKGSIRHTIGGYFKGGDNLSGQPLPEVSKALVEDAPRVVRLTIWVLIGFVLFLGLWAHFAEIDEVTRGEGKAIPSSKVQKIQNLEGGIVSQIFVREGEVVQAGEQLMRLDPTRFESNVGETEADRLAMFLRVERLSAEVEDRPLNIPDDVRAKVPGQASSEEALFHSRQQQLKDEVAGLEQQLVQKQQELREFVSKQAQYRNSLGLLREEISMSAPLVAQGAMSQVELLRLKRSEVENRGQLDATTLAIPRAEAAVKEVERKVAETQSRFRSEALKELNEARTDLSKAEATGKALEDRVNRTLVTSPVRGIVKQLLVNTIGGVIQPGSDLVEIVPLDDTLLVEARIRPQDIAFLRPGQHAMVKFTAYDYTIYGGLEADLEQIGADTVTDDDGNSFYLIKLRTRKSHLGSDDKPLLIIPGMIATVDIMTGKKSILSYLLKPILRARAEALRER; encoded by the coding sequence GTGTCGCTTGATCCCAAAGGCAGCATTCGTCACACCATCGGCGGCTATTTCAAGGGCGGCGACAACCTCTCCGGCCAGCCGCTCCCCGAGGTCAGCAAGGCACTGGTGGAAGATGCCCCGCGCGTGGTGCGGCTTACCATCTGGGTGTTGATCGGCTTCGTGCTGTTCCTCGGCCTGTGGGCACATTTCGCCGAAATCGACGAAGTCACCCGTGGCGAGGGCAAGGCGATCCCGTCCTCCAAGGTGCAGAAGATCCAGAACCTGGAAGGCGGCATCGTCTCGCAGATATTCGTCCGCGAAGGCGAAGTGGTGCAGGCCGGCGAGCAACTGATGCGCCTGGACCCGACCCGTTTCGAATCCAACGTCGGCGAGACCGAGGCTGATCGCCTGGCCATGTTCCTGCGCGTCGAGCGCCTGTCCGCCGAGGTGGAAGACCGCCCGCTGAACATTCCCGACGACGTGCGCGCCAAGGTGCCCGGCCAGGCCAGCAGCGAGGAGGCGTTGTTCCACAGCCGCCAGCAGCAGCTCAAGGACGAAGTCGCCGGCCTGGAGCAGCAATTGGTGCAGAAGCAGCAGGAGCTGCGCGAGTTCGTTTCCAAGCAGGCGCAGTACCGCAACAGCCTGGGCCTGCTGCGCGAAGAGATTTCCATGTCCGCGCCACTGGTGGCGCAGGGCGCAATGTCGCAGGTGGAGCTGCTGCGCCTGAAGCGTTCGGAGGTGGAGAACCGCGGCCAGCTCGATGCCACCACATTGGCTATCCCGCGCGCCGAGGCGGCGGTGAAGGAAGTCGAGCGCAAGGTCGCCGAGACCCAGTCGCGCTTCCGTAGCGAAGCGCTGAAGGAACTCAACGAGGCGCGTACCGACCTGAGCAAGGCCGAGGCCACCGGCAAGGCGCTGGAAGACCGGGTCAACCGCACGCTGGTTACCTCGCCGGTGCGCGGCATCGTCAAGCAACTGCTGGTGAATACCATTGGCGGGGTGATCCAGCCAGGCAGCGATCTGGTGGAAATCGTCCCGCTGGACGATACCCTGCTGGTGGAGGCGCGCATCCGCCCGCAGGACATCGCCTTCCTGCGGCCGGGGCAGCACGCGATGGTCAAGTTCACCGCGTACGACTACACCATCTACGGCGGACTGGAGGCGGATCTTGAGCAGATCGGCGCCGACACCGTCACCGACGACGATGGCAACAGCTTCTACCTGATCAAGCTGCGCACTCGCAAAAGCCACCTGGGCAGCGACGACAAGCCGCTGCTGATCATCCCGGGGATGATCGCCACGGTAGACATCATGACCGGCAAGAAAAGCATCCTGAGCTACCTGCTCAAGCCCATCCTGCGGGCCAGGGCGGAGGCGCTGCGGGAGCGCTGA
- a CDS encoding type I secretion system permease/ATPase — MDQEVSRVSSSHDPRGLLDDPLLDSLLTLCQLHQKPASRAMLTSGLPLPGQRLSAELLPRAAARAGLQGRLLQRRLEQIPALALPAMLLLREGRCAVLLGWDADGQARLLLSESDGGEVRVTRELLAEDYSGQTFFAQPQHKFDLQHGELIPRARHWFRDTLKRSRWLYVDAVAASLLINLIALAAPLFVMNVYDRVVPNQAAATLWVLAIGISGAYLFDLLLKTMRGLCLDLAGKKTDLIISATLFERIVGMSMKFRPARVGSFAQNIHEFQTLRDFLNSLTLTTLIDLPFTLLILLVIGIIGGPLVFVPLVAFPLAAGLGWILQKPLVETMNRTMALSAERQSSLIETLASLDAVKVNNAESERQYLWEQTIGTLSRLELRVKLLSSLAMNITVLIQALAGVIMIIGGVYLIIAGDLSMGGLIACYMLNGRALGPLTQLSGLIQRYQQARLSMETTNQMMELPQERSAEERPLTRSQLRGGIELRDLDFVYPNQQVAALHGVNLQIRPGEKVGIIGRSGSGKSSLAKLIVGLYQPESGNLLVDGADVRQLDISELRHNIGYVPQDISLFSGTLRDNLVCGARYVDDERVLEVAELTGVNEFVRLHPQGYELQVGERGLSLSGGQRQNVALARALLLDPPILLLDEPTSSMDNAGEERLKQRLNGIIGDKTLLLVTHRASMLSLVDRLVIIDKGRIIADGPKDVVMDALKKGQISVA, encoded by the coding sequence GTGGATCAAGAAGTCAGTCGAGTTTCCTCCAGTCACGATCCGCGCGGTCTGCTCGATGACCCGCTGCTGGACAGCCTGCTGACGCTCTGTCAGTTGCACCAGAAGCCGGCCAGCCGGGCAATGCTGACCAGCGGCCTGCCACTGCCGGGGCAGCGCCTCTCCGCCGAGCTGCTGCCACGCGCGGCCGCTCGCGCCGGCTTGCAGGGGCGCTTGCTGCAACGGCGGCTGGAGCAGATCCCGGCGCTTGCGCTGCCGGCCATGCTGTTGTTGCGCGAAGGCCGCTGCGCGGTGCTGCTGGGGTGGGATGCCGATGGCCAGGCGCGTTTGCTGTTGAGCGAAAGCGACGGCGGCGAGGTGCGCGTGACGCGTGAGTTGCTCGCCGAGGACTACAGTGGCCAGACGTTCTTCGCCCAGCCGCAGCACAAGTTCGACCTGCAGCACGGCGAGCTCATCCCGCGGGCCCGCCACTGGTTCCGCGATACCCTCAAGCGTTCGCGCTGGCTCTATGTCGACGCGGTGGCCGCCAGCCTGCTGATCAACCTGATCGCTCTGGCAGCGCCGCTGTTCGTGATGAACGTGTACGACCGCGTGGTGCCCAACCAGGCCGCCGCCACCCTGTGGGTGCTGGCCATCGGCATCAGCGGTGCCTACCTGTTCGACCTGCTGCTCAAGACCATGCGCGGACTGTGCCTGGACCTGGCCGGCAAGAAGACCGACCTGATCATCTCGGCGACGCTGTTCGAGCGCATCGTCGGCATGAGCATGAAGTTCCGCCCGGCGCGGGTCGGCAGCTTTGCGCAGAATATCCATGAGTTCCAGACGCTACGCGACTTCCTCAACTCGCTGACCCTCACGACCCTGATCGACCTGCCGTTCACCCTGTTGATCCTTCTGGTGATCGGTATCATCGGCGGGCCGCTGGTGTTCGTGCCGCTGGTGGCGTTCCCGCTGGCCGCGGGCCTCGGCTGGATACTGCAGAAACCGCTGGTGGAAACCATGAACCGCACGATGGCGCTCTCCGCCGAGCGCCAGTCGAGCCTGATCGAAACCCTGGCCAGCCTCGACGCGGTGAAGGTGAACAACGCCGAAAGCGAGCGCCAGTACCTCTGGGAACAGACCATCGGCACCCTCAGCCGCCTGGAGCTGCGGGTGAAGCTGCTGTCGTCGCTGGCGATGAACATCACCGTGCTGATCCAGGCGCTGGCCGGCGTGATCATGATCATCGGCGGCGTCTACCTGATCATCGCCGGCGACCTGTCGATGGGTGGCCTGATCGCCTGCTACATGCTCAATGGGCGCGCCCTCGGCCCGCTGACGCAGTTGTCCGGGCTGATCCAGCGCTACCAGCAGGCGCGCCTCTCGATGGAAACCACCAACCAGATGATGGAGCTGCCGCAGGAGCGCAGCGCCGAGGAGCGTCCGCTGACCCGCTCGCAACTGCGTGGCGGCATCGAGCTGCGCGACCTCGATTTCGTCTATCCCAACCAGCAGGTGGCAGCGCTGCATGGTGTCAACCTGCAGATACGCCCCGGCGAGAAGGTCGGCATCATCGGCCGCAGCGGCTCGGGCAAGAGCTCACTGGCCAAGCTGATCGTCGGCCTCTACCAGCCCGAGAGCGGCAACCTCCTGGTGGACGGCGCCGACGTGCGCCAGCTCGACATCAGCGAGCTGCGCCACAACATAGGCTACGTGCCGCAGGACATCAGCCTGTTCAGCGGCACACTGCGCGACAACCTGGTTTGCGGGGCACGCTACGTCGATGACGAGCGTGTGCTGGAAGTGGCCGAGCTGACCGGCGTGAACGAGTTCGTCCGGCTGCACCCGCAAGGCTACGAACTGCAGGTCGGCGAGCGCGGCCTGAGCCTTTCCGGCGGCCAGCGGCAGAACGTTGCTCTGGCCCGCGCGCTGCTGCTCGACCCGCCGATCCTGCTGCTGGACGAGCCGACCAGCTCGATGGACAACGCCGGCGAAGAGCGCCTGAAACAGCGCCTGAACGGAATCATCGGTGACAAGACGCTGCTGCTGGTCACGCACCGTGCTTCCATGCTCAGCCTGGTGGATCGCCTGGTGATCATCGACAAGGGGCGCATCATCGCCGACGGTCCGAAGGACGTGGTGATGGACGCATTGAAGAAGGGGCAGATCAGTGTCGCTTGA
- a CDS encoding NAD(P)-dependent oxidoreductase — MNIALIGATGHVGHYFLEEALRRGHRVTALVRDPVKLAARDNLKVVQADVYDPAQIARAVAGHDVVVSAFNAGWGNPDIRDAHARGSRAIVDGVKASGIKRLLVLGGAGSLEIAPGQRLVDSPAFPEQWKQGALGAADALEQLRAERELDWAFLSPAMLLEGETRTGSFRIGADQVLFDDKGESRISLPDLAVAMIDEAEQANHHQQRFTVAY, encoded by the coding sequence ATGAACATTGCCCTGATCGGCGCCACCGGCCACGTCGGCCACTACTTCCTCGAAGAAGCCCTGCGCCGCGGCCACCGCGTCACCGCGCTGGTCCGCGACCCAGTGAAACTGGCGGCACGCGACAACCTCAAGGTGGTCCAGGCCGACGTCTACGATCCGGCGCAGATCGCCCGCGCCGTCGCCGGCCACGACGTGGTGGTCAGCGCCTTCAATGCCGGCTGGGGCAACCCCGACATCCGCGACGCCCACGCCCGCGGCAGCCGCGCCATCGTCGACGGCGTGAAGGCATCCGGGATAAAGCGCCTGCTGGTCCTGGGCGGCGCCGGCAGCCTGGAAATCGCTCCCGGCCAGCGCCTGGTCGATAGCCCGGCATTCCCCGAGCAGTGGAAACAGGGCGCACTGGGCGCCGCTGACGCGCTGGAACAACTGCGCGCCGAGCGGGAGCTGGACTGGGCCTTCCTCAGCCCGGCAATGCTGCTCGAAGGCGAGACCCGCACCGGCAGCTTCCGCATCGGCGCAGACCAGGTGCTGTTCGACGACAAGGGCGAAAGCCGTATCTCCCTGCCAGACCTTGCCGTAGCGATGATCGATGAAGCCGAACAGGCCAACCACCACCAGCAGCGGTTTACCGTGGCGTACTGA
- a CDS encoding potassium channel family protein: MKHFLLRYRFRLLLGSIILVVALLAFPSPPLPLELGSLVLMVLAALNTLRIRSTLFHFICLAGTVSLGMLFIPSDWNLQPLLHQGIPQVCFYLLLVVALFRRVTQERPVTGELLYGLCSLYLNFILVFAFAYNLIEQLWPNSFTGNAPLHLDSFIYFSMITLTTIGYGDIAPVFPLARLLAGAEAIMGALFIALAVARGLSLMRDQDEGL, from the coding sequence TTGAAACACTTCCTGCTGCGTTACCGCTTCCGCCTGCTGCTGGGCTCGATCATCCTGGTCGTCGCGCTGCTGGCCTTCCCCTCGCCACCGCTGCCGCTGGAACTGGGCAGCCTGGTGCTGATGGTGCTGGCGGCGCTCAACACACTGCGCATCCGCAGCACACTGTTCCACTTCATCTGCCTGGCCGGCACTGTCAGCCTTGGCATGCTGTTCATTCCCAGCGACTGGAACCTGCAACCCCTGCTGCACCAGGGCATCCCGCAGGTGTGCTTCTACCTGCTGCTGGTGGTGGCACTGTTCCGCCGCGTCACCCAGGAGCGCCCGGTCACCGGCGAGCTGCTCTACGGCCTGTGCTCGCTTTACCTGAACTTCATACTGGTGTTCGCCTTCGCCTACAACCTGATCGAGCAACTGTGGCCGAACAGCTTCACCGGCAATGCCCCGCTGCACCTGGACAGCTTCATCTACTTCAGCATGATCACCCTCACCACCATCGGCTACGGCGACATCGCCCCGGTGTTCCCGCTGGCTCGCCTGCTGGCCGGCGCCGAAGCCATCATGGGCGCGCTGTTCATCGCCCTGGCGGTGGCGCGCGGCCTGAGCCTGATGAGAGATCAGGACGAAGGATTGTGA
- a CDS encoding enoyl-CoA hydratase/isomerase family protein, translated as MNVMFEERPGLHGFRIGIATLDAEKSLNALSLPMIEALSHQLKTWAEDAQIACVVLRGNGGKAFCAGGDVRKLVDACREQPGEVPTLARRFFADEYRLDYLIHTYPKPLLCWAHGYVMGGGMGLMQGAGVRIVTPSSRLAMPEISIGLYPDVGASWFLARLPGSLGLFLGLTATQMNARDALDLDLADRFLLDTQQDDLIDGLVQLNWREQSDVQLHSLLRALEREARAELPEAQLLPRRERLDALLDCASVADAWQALTALAGDDDALIARGAKTLASGCPLTARLVWEQIRRARHLSIAEVFRMEYAMSLNCCRHPEFPEGVRARLIDKDNAPHWHWPDIAAIPDAVVNAHFDATWEGEHPLADL; from the coding sequence GGCGCTCAGTCATCAACTGAAAACCTGGGCCGAAGACGCCCAGATAGCCTGCGTGGTACTGCGCGGCAATGGCGGCAAGGCGTTCTGCGCCGGCGGCGACGTGCGCAAGCTGGTCGATGCCTGCCGCGAGCAGCCCGGCGAAGTCCCGACCCTCGCCCGCCGCTTCTTCGCCGACGAGTACCGCCTGGACTACCTCATCCACACCTATCCGAAGCCGCTGCTCTGCTGGGCTCACGGCTACGTGATGGGCGGTGGCATGGGCCTGATGCAGGGCGCCGGTGTACGCATCGTCACCCCGAGCAGTCGCCTGGCGATGCCGGAGATCAGCATCGGCCTGTATCCCGATGTCGGCGCCAGTTGGTTCCTCGCCCGCCTGCCGGGCAGTCTCGGCCTGTTCCTCGGCCTGACCGCCACGCAGATGAATGCCCGCGATGCGCTGGACCTGGACCTGGCCGACCGCTTCCTGCTCGACACCCAGCAGGACGACCTGATCGACGGCCTGGTGCAACTGAACTGGCGCGAGCAGAGCGACGTGCAACTGCACAGCCTGCTCCGCGCACTGGAGCGCGAGGCCCGCGCGGAACTGCCGGAGGCCCAGTTGCTGCCACGCCGCGAACGTCTCGATGCACTACTGGACTGCGCCAGCGTAGCCGACGCCTGGCAGGCGCTGACCGCCCTCGCCGGGGACGACGATGCACTGATCGCCCGCGGTGCGAAGACGCTGGCCTCGGGCTGTCCGCTGACCGCCCGGCTGGTCTGGGAACAGATCCGCCGCGCGCGCCATCTGTCGATCGCCGAAGTGTTCCGCATGGAATACGCAATGAGCCTGAACTGCTGCCGCCACCCGGAATTCCCCGAGGGCGTGCGTGCCCGGCTGATCGACAAGGACAACGCCCCGCACTGGCACTGGCCGGATATCGCTGCCATACCTGATGCAGTAGTGAATGCGCACTTCGACGCCACCTGGGAGGGCGAGCACCCGCTGGCAGACCTCTAG